One Brassica napus cultivar Da-Ae chromosome A5, Da-Ae, whole genome shotgun sequence DNA window includes the following coding sequences:
- the LOC111212932 gene encoding uncharacterized protein LOC111212932, producing the protein MNSTSKAWSVAASIGVVETLKDQLGVCRWNYVLRSMNQHLRNNIRSISQTKNLSSSSSSAATASFGKTKQAEESLRMVMYLSCWGPN; encoded by the coding sequence ATGAATTCTACAAGCAAGGCATGGTCGGTGGCAGCAAGTATTGGAGTTGTGGAGACACTAAAAGATCAATTAGGCGTTTGTCGGTGGAACTACGTTCTCCGTTCAATGAATCAACATCTTCGGAATAACATCAGATCCATTTCTCAGACCAAAAATCTTTCCTCCTCCTCATCGTCAGCCGCCACCGCATCCTTCGGTAAAACGAAGCAGGCTGAGGAATCGCTCAGGATGGTCATGTACTTGAGCTGTTGGGGTCCAAACTAG